Proteins encoded within one genomic window of Elusimicrobiota bacterium:
- a CDS encoding tetratricopeptide repeat protein: protein MNTILCGKLFPTGLLITKMLKGTLFLLTIILISRICFASAESVVIIPDPRTVAMGDGAVSQKSSLPSSSFSNPAALVGINRAYITFNQLSLPFDARYNMASFALPAIHGNLGVSVLSLDYGNFVGLDNSFSPTDVGATGDTGLVLSYALPIFSEVPVRKDYGAVGLNVKFLHSALSGYSSEAIAMDLGGIYNIPILNGLTAGMVYKNFGSSMKFVREDASLHSSFDFGVGYNNENFYDISLTLDFSMPKDEPNSFSVGAAISPVYFMNLRVGWRKTNDSLITGARFGFGLNFGSFNFDYAFVPFDNFGNINMMSVGMALDSIISEEKASDYYLNKHFREAAAYYDRGDYIEARREFENILSAYPDHAPSHKYLEKIINALETKDQQKVKQINKWLKKAESVLSKKNYIEASEYYNRVIYTDPYNSVAKQGVDNIRKIVSDVKQEEVVRINLSLIENTWKKASQLYRKGDLVKSKQEFNNVLKVDPENQEAKKRILEIDEQLSRIAAGKVNEFYTRGLDLYHSGKYEEAIKYFEAVVIASPNRLDAQDMIKRSQQNLSDLDAKVRAEKLAVEQEGMKGEMARIFDEALKAYEKGDLEDSLSKFQRSEQLAISYEFTDYIQDTRNYITVVNQALTDKHYKLGTELLRNNRLEAAVSEYRKALDYNPENTLAKTDLERIGKELAQKYYEQGMAYFARSDMNKAKDMFKRSLSYEPDKLESKRALERID from the coding sequence ATGAATACAATTTTATGCGGTAAATTATTTCCAACAGGACTTTTAATTACTAAAATGCTAAAAGGGACGCTGTTTTTATTGACAATTATCTTAATTTCAAGAATTTGTTTTGCTTCAGCAGAAAGCGTAGTAATTATTCCCGATCCCAGAACCGTCGCTATGGGCGACGGGGCGGTTTCACAAAAATCCTCGCTTCCAAGTTCTTCATTCAGTAACCCTGCTGCTCTGGTGGGGATCAACCGGGCATATATTACTTTCAACCAGTTATCGTTGCCTTTTGATGCCAGGTATAACATGGCTAGTTTTGCCTTGCCGGCAATACATGGCAATTTGGGCGTCTCAGTGTTGTCTTTAGATTACGGTAATTTTGTAGGGCTTGATAATAGTTTTAGCCCTACCGATGTAGGCGCTACCGGGGATACGGGCTTAGTATTAAGTTATGCTTTGCCGATATTTTCGGAAGTCCCTGTGCGAAAAGATTACGGAGCTGTAGGGTTAAATGTGAAATTTCTTCATAGCGCTTTAAGCGGTTACTCTTCTGAAGCGATTGCGATGGACTTGGGAGGAATCTATAATATTCCGATACTCAACGGTTTAACCGCAGGGATGGTCTATAAAAATTTCGGTTCCTCAATGAAGTTTGTAAGAGAAGATGCCTCGCTTCATTCATCTTTTGATTTTGGCGTCGGATACAATAATGAGAACTTTTATGATATTTCTTTGACCCTGGATTTTTCTATGCCAAAAGATGAACCTAATTCCTTTTCCGTAGGCGCTGCAATTTCTCCGGTTTATTTCATGAATCTTCGCGTGGGCTGGAGGAAAACAAATGATTCCTTGATAACCGGCGCGCGTTTCGGTTTTGGGCTTAACTTCGGAAGTTTTAATTTTGATTACGCTTTTGTTCCTTTTGACAATTTCGGAAATATTAATATGATGAGCGTCGGGATGGCATTAGACAGTATTATATCGGAAGAAAAGGCATCTGATTACTATCTGAATAAACATTTCAGGGAAGCGGCAGCATATTATGACAGAGGCGATTATATTGAAGCGCGCAGAGAATTTGAAAATATACTTTCTGCTTATCCCGATCATGCTCCGTCCCATAAATATCTTGAAAAAATTATCAATGCCTTAGAAACAAAGGATCAACAAAAAGTAAAACAAATAAATAAATGGCTCAAAAAGGCGGAAAGCGTGTTGAGCAAGAAAAACTATATTGAGGCGAGCGAATATTATAACCGTGTTATCTACACAGATCCGTATAACAGCGTTGCAAAACAAGGGGTTGATAACATTAGAAAAATTGTTTCCGATGTAAAACAGGAAGAAGTTGTTAGAATAAATCTTAGTCTGATAGAAAATACTTGGAAAAAAGCCTCGCAGCTTTACCGCAAAGGCGATTTAGTTAAATCAAAACAGGAATTTAACAATGTCCTTAAGGTTGATCCGGAAAATCAGGAGGCAAAAAAACGAATTCTAGAAATTGATGAACAGCTTTCAAGGATTGCGGCAGGCAAAGTAAACGAGTTTTATACTCGGGGATTGGACCTTTACCATTCAGGAAAATATGAAGAGGCTATAAAATATTTTGAAGCGGTTGTAATAGCTTCCCCGAATCGTTTAGATGCTCAGGATATGATAAAAAGATCTCAGCAAAATCTTTCTGATCTGGATGCAAAGGTAAGAGCTGAAAAACTTGCCGTTGAGCAAGAAGGAATGAAGGGTGAAATGGCCAGGATTTTTGACGAGGCCCTTAAAGCCTATGAAAAGGGAGATTTAGAAGATTCTTTAAGCAAATTTCAAAGGAGCGAACAGCTTGCGATAAGCTATGAATTTACTGATTATATTCAAGACACAAGAAATTATATTACTGTGGTTAATCAAGCTTTAACGGACAAGCATTACAAGCTGGGAACAGAACTTTTGAGAAATAACAGGTTGGAAGCAGCTGTTTCTGAATACAGAAAAGCGCTGGATTATAATCCTGAAAATACTTTGGCTAAAACCGATTTGGAACGAATCGGCAAGGAGCTTGCTCAGAAGTATTATGAACAAGGGATGGCTTATTTTGCAAGAAGCGATATGAATAAAGCAAAAGATATGTTCAAAAGATCCTTGTCATATGAACCGGATAAACTGGAATCAAAACGCGCTTTGGAAAGAATTGATTAA
- a CDS encoding T9SS type A sorting domain-containing protein, producing MFSKINKVNLISVFSFLVFTSLLLADVSVAPVPWIPESGKAKTGTLAEGVTFRGVPSSGEISIYTISGNLVRKIECNNDVTVNTKWDGKNDSGQYVSSGVYLWVVKSSEKTQTGKLIVVR from the coding sequence ATGTTTTCAAAAATTAATAAAGTAAATCTTATTTCTGTATTTTCTTTTTTGGTTTTCACCTCACTGCTTTTAGCTGATGTATCAGTTGCGCCGGTTCCTTGGATTCCTGAAAGCGGTAAGGCAAAAACCGGTACTCTTGCGGAAGGGGTAACTTTTAGGGGAGTCCCTTCTTCGGGCGAAATATCAATTTATACTATTTCCGGAAATCTGGTAAGAAAAATTGAATGTAACAATGACGTGACAGTTAATACTAAATGGGACGGAAAAAATGATTCGGGCCAATACGTCTCAAGCGGAGTTTATCTTTGGGTAGTAAAAAGTTCTGAAAAAACTCAGACAGGGAAATTGATTGTAGTTCGATAG